TAAGGAGTTTGGACACAAGCTGGTGTGGCTGCCTTGGCAGAGGCCCGGGTTTGAGCTGGGCATGATGTTGAAGAAGATCGTGGAGGAGACGCCGGGGTGCGATGGCGTGGTGCTTGGCGGCCATGGGCTGTTTACGTGGGGAGATACGCAGCGCGAGAGCTACCTGAATACGATTACGATCATCGATCAGCTGGGGCAGTTTATTGAACGGCATGGTTCCGTTGCGGGGCATGTGCACTTTGGCGGGCGCGAGGTAAAGATTCGCGAGGACAGGGCGGACGTGGCCTTGCGGGTGATGCCCTATCTGCGTGGGGTTGTGTCGCGTAAGCAGAGGTGGATTGGGAGTTTTAGTGATCTGCCGCAGGTGATGGAGTTTGTGAACTCGGCGGAGGCGGAGAAGCTGGCGCACCTGGGGACGAGCTGCCCGGACCACTTTATTCGAACGAAGATTCGGCCGATGTTTATCAAGTGGAACCCGGCGGGTGAGCCAGCGGAGTTGAAGGAGCTGATCGAGACGTCGCTTGAGACGTATCGTGTGGAGTATGCGGAGTACTACAAAAAACACGCGGTGAAGGATTCGCCTGCTGTGCGCGATGCAAGCCCCACGGTGGTTCTGGTGCCGGGTGTGGGAATGTTCAGCTTTGGAAAGAACAAGACGGAGTCGCGGATTACCGGCGAGTTCTATATCAATGCGATTGGCGTGATGCAGGGCGCGGGGGCTCTGGGCGGGGGTGTGGTCTGCAACGATATTCCACAGGCTGGACCGGCGGCTTCCGCGGATCAGTTTACGGTGCATGCGAACTATGTTGCGCTACCGCCGAGTGAGGCGTTTCGGATTGAGTACTGGAAGCTGGAAGAGGCGAAGATTCGCAGACAGCCGCCGGAGAAGGAGTTGAGCCGGCGAGTCGCTCTGGTAGTTGGCGGAGGGAGCGGGATTGGGCGTGAGGTCGCACTGCTTGCGGCTCAGCGCGGAGCGCATGTTGTGGTTGCCGACCGCGATGTAAAGGGTGCAGAGGCGGTTGCTGAAGAGGTGAAGGCGATTGCCGGGAAAGAGGCTGTCAGCTGGACGAGCATTGATATTCGTGACCGGAAGACGATCAAGGCTGCTCTCGAGTCGACGGTGAAGCAGTTTGGTGGAATCGATATCTTGATCAATACGGCTGCCTTGTTTCCTTCGTCGCCGGATGGTGTGATCAGTGATGCGCAGTGGGCTTTGACGCTCGAAGTTAATGTCACGGCGAACTACCTGCTGACGGATGAGGCGGCGAAGATCTTCGCGGAGCAGGGACTGGACGCGAGCGTGGTGCTGACGAGTTCGGCGAATGCGGTTGTGGCGAAGCGTGGCAGCGAGGCGTACGACGTGAGTAAGGCGGCGTTGAGTCACCTGGTTCGGGAGCTGGCGGTTTCGCTTTCGCCTAAGGTGCGGGTGAATGGGATTAGTCCGGCTACGGTGGTGAAGGGCTCGACGATGTTTCCGCGGGATCGCGTGATTGCTTCGTTGAAGAAGTACAAGCTGCCATTTGAAGAGACGAATACGGATGACGGCCTGCGGAACGTTCTGGCGCAGTTTTATGCAACGCGGACTCTGACCCATCAGCCCATTGATCCGAAGGATTGTGCGGAGGCGATTATGTTTCTTGCGGGGCCTCTGGCTCGCTGCACGACGGGGCACTTGATTCCGGTGGATGGCGGTTTGACGGAAGCCTATCTGCGATAGGGTTTGCGATAGGAGAGGCGCGCGATGAGACAGACGCCAGATGTGGCGCTGGTTCCGCAGGATACGCGGGCTTTAGTGGCGGTGGACCTGGGGGCAGAGAGTTGCCGGGTTTCGCTGCTGCGATGGGTGGCGGGACAGCCCGTGATTACGCTGGTGCATCGGTTTGCCAATGCTCCACGTGAGGCGGATGGTGGACTGCGATGGGATTTGGGCATGATCGAAGCCGGGTTGGAGCATGGGCTTCGACTCTGCGCGGAGATTGCGGTGGATGGCGTGCGCTCGATTGCGGTGGATGGTTGGGCTGTGGACTATGCGCGCGTGGATGCAGATGGAAAGGCGCTGGCTGATCCATTTTGTTATCGCGACGAGAGAACGATTGAGGCGGAGCAGAGTCTGCACCTCGAGATTGCGCCTGAGCGACTGCGCGAGTGCACGGGGGTGCAGTTGCTTCGTATTAACACTCTGTATCAGCTGTATGCGGATCGGTTGCAGGGACTGCCTGCGGGCAGTCAGTGGATGAATCTTCCGGAGTATATTTTGTCGCGTTGGGGTGGCGCGCGGGTGGCGGAGTTTACGAACGCGACTCATTCGCAGATGGTGGATCTGAATTCCCGGAAGTGGTGCGGGGAGATCTTTCAGGCGGCGGATCTGAATGTTGGTCTTGCGCCGACGCTGGTTCCGCCGGGGACTGAGGTTGGCAAATTGAGTGGCGAGTTGGCGGAGCTGGCGGCGTTTCGCGATACGGTGCTGATCGCTCCGGCTTGCCATGACACTGCTTCGGCGATTGCGGGAATTCCTGCGGTGGGGGATGATTGGGCTTACCTCAGCTCGGGAACGTGGTCGCTGGTGGGGACTGTGCTGGAGGAGCCAAGGAATGATGCGGCTGCGGCAGCGGAGAACTTCACGAATCTTGGAGCAGTGGGAGGAAGAGTCTGTTTTCACAAGAATGTGAACGGCATGTGGTTGATCCGGCAGTGTCTGCATGAGTGGGCAGCGGGGGGGCGGGAGTGGACCGTACCGGAGTTGGTGGCTGCGGCGGAGAAGGTGGCGAAGCCGGAGGGGCTGTTGGATGTGGACGACGCCGATTTGCTGCTGGCGGGCGGGATGCCGCAGAGGATTAATGCGCAACGGGTGAGGATGGGGTTAGTGGCTTTGGAGGAAGGACCGGAGAATGCTCCGGCTTTTGCGAGTTTGATCTTTCATAGCCTGGCGGCTCGGTATGCGGAGGTGCTGGAGCGCGTGGCGTACCACAGTGGCAAGAGGTTAAAGCGACTGTTTGTGGTGGGTGGTGGGAGTCAAAATGATTTTTTGAATCGGCTGACGCAGGAGGCTACGGGGTTGGAGTTGTTTCGTGGCTCGGCGGAGAGCTCGACGGTTGGGAACTTTGCGGTGCAGCTGGCGGTGCTGGAGGGTAGCCGGGATGATGTGACCGGTGCGGATGCAGAGCAGGTTTCGCGTTGGGCGGGGCGATTGGCATTGGCGCTGGAAGAGGCGGTTACGAAGAGTTAGCACTCGCGTGGTAGGCTTCCCTTGCATGTCTGCTCATCCTTTTGATCTTGTTGCTTCTGCCTCCGCTGAGATGGTTCGCGAAGGTTTTCGTACCGATTTTCCTGACGGCAGCGACGCGCAGGTGGCGGCGATTCGTGCGGCTGAGGGAGCGAAGGCCGATGCGGATGTTCGCGATCTGCGTGGGCTGTCGTGGTCTTCGATCGACAATGACACTTCGCGGGATCTGGACCAGATTGAGGTAGCCGAACGCGTGGAAGGTGGGGTGCGCGTTAGGGTCGGGGTTGCCGATGTTTCGGCTTCGGTGCTAAAGGATACGCCGCTGGATCGTCATGCGGCGGAGCAGACACAGACGGTTTATACGGCGGTGCGGAATTTTTCCATGCTGCCGACGGAGCTTTCAACGGATCTGACTTCGTTGAATGAAGACGAGGATCGGATGGCGGTGGTTGTTGAGTTTGTGGTGGACGGTCAAGGGAAGGTGCAGGACACTGCCATCTACAGGGCGCAGGTTCGGAACACGGCGCAGCTTGCGTACAGCCACGTCGGGCCGTGGCTTGAAGGGAAAGCGGGGCCGGATGCGAAGGTGGCTGCTTCGGCGGAGTTGCAGGAGCAGTTGCGATTGCAGGATGAGGCGGCGGTGGCGCTGCGGGCTGAGCGAGTGAAGATGGGAGCGCTGGAGTTCAACCGGGCGGAGGCCGATCCGGTGGTTGTGGATGGCAAGGTGGAGTCGATTGGCACGGCGTTTCATAACCGGGCGAGCGATTTGATTGAAGAGTTGATGATTGCTACGAACGAGACGATGGCGCGGACGCTGCGGGCTGCGAAGCGATCTTCAATTCGTAGGGTGGTGAGGTCGCCAGAGCGATGGGCGCGGATTGTGGAGCTTGTGGGGAGGTATGGGACGGTGTTGCCGGGGAATCCAGACTCGGGCGCGCTGAACGCGTTTCTGCAGGCACAGAGGCAGTCAGATGCGGTGCACTATCCGGATCTCTCGCTGGCGATCATCAAGCTGATGGGGCCGGGCGAGTACGTGCTGGCCAAGGGCGATGAAGAGGAGCAACAGGGGCACTTCGGGTTGGCGGCGCAGGATTATTCCCACTCGACGGCGCCGAACCGACGCTTCGTGGACCTGGTGACGCAGCGGGTGGTGAAGGCAATGCTGGCGGGGGAGGCTGCTCCTTATACCGACGATGAGCTTGAGGCGATTGCGAAGCACTGCAATGAGAGGGAGTCGGCTGCGCGTAAGGTGGAACGGGCGATGCTGAAGCGAGTCGCAGCGGTGGCTCTGGCCGGTAGCCTGGGGAAGAGCTTTCATGGAGTGATTACCGGCGCGAACGATAAGGGGACCTATGTTCGGGTATTCGATCCTCCGGTGGAGGGTAAGGTGGTGCGAGGCGCGCAGGGGCTGGACGTGGGGGACATGGTAGATGTGACGCTGCTGCATACTGATCCGCAAAATGCGTTCATCGACTTCGCACATGGGTGAGGCTGGAGGACGTCTATGGTGTTGCTAAGTTGCGTTGCGGAGGTATTTTTGTTTTGCGCGGCGCAGATCGTCCAGTTGATCGTCGCTCAGGGTCTGCGAGGAGCCTAGCTGGTGGGCGACGAGGCGGATGTGGGCGAGGTGCTCGACGGTCTCCATCTTGAGGAAGGCGTCGAGGAGCGTGGGACCATACGCTACGGCACCGTGATTGGCCATGAGGATGGCGGTGTGATGGGGGATAAAGGGTCTGAGGCTGGCCGCGACCTCGTCGGTACCGGTGGTGGCATATTGTGCCAGTGGGACTGAACCGAGGGTCATGACGGCTTCCTGGCAGAGCATCTCGTCGAGGGCGCGGCCGGCGCAGGCGAAGGCGGTTGCGATGGGGGGATGGGAGTGGACGACGGCTTCGATGTCCGTTCTCATCTGGTAGACGGCGAGGTGCATGCTGAGTTCGCTGGTGACCTTTCGTGAGCCCGTGAGCTGACGTCCTTCGAGGTCGACGATAACCATGTCGGAGGGGCGCATGAGGTACTTGCTCATGCCGGTGGGAGTGACCAGCAGGCGCTCCTGATCGAGCCGGACGGAGAGGTTTCCTGAGGTTCCCGGCATAAAGCCGAGCCGCGAGAGCCATCTGCCGAACTGCACGAGTTCGCGCCTCAATTCAACTTCTGGTCGGCCGATACATTCTTCGATCATCGTTCCTCTTTCGTTGCCATGAAGTGTAATCCCATTCCGGTTTTCAAAGTGCATGTTTCCTCACGGGATTTCGAATGGAGATGGTTTTATTTGGATGATCGGTTTTGGCGAAGAGGAGCTTTGCCGGTTTCGCCTATTTTGGCGGAGGCCATGAAGAGGTGAGCGGCGGGAGCGGGCCGATGACGGACGGCGCACGGCTGCCAGTCCGATGGAAGCGATGTAGTCATACTGTCCGCAGTCGGGGTTGCCCCCAAACTGGCGGGGAAATGATTTGGTTGAGAGGTCCGCATAGACGGTCATAGTTGTTCAGCGAAGATACACTCTTCGGGGGTCTTTGGTAGAGGAGAGATTTCTTTTATGACAATATTCGCCAGGTCGAGGGTTCTTGAATCTCTTCCTGTCTGGTCGAATGATGCGGAAGACAATGTTGACGCTCTGGGTATGGATGCCCCGAGCCTCGCTCTGAGCAAGTGTGATGGCTTGGGCTGAGCCGATTCAATGTCGTGAGTTTTCGACGTGGATCAGTAGCAGCGCGTTCGGACTGAGACTAAGGTGTAAAGTTCCATTGCTAAGTTCCATCTCTTCTGG
This Tunturibacter gelidoferens DNA region includes the following protein-coding sequences:
- a CDS encoding bifunctional rhamnulose-1-phosphate aldolase/short-chain dehydrogenase, which encodes MTTAQSGLRFLEDRWDEAVAAKLDAPELLRYRSNLLGSDLRITNFGGGNTSSKLEQVDPLDGGTKQILWVKGSGGDLGSIKRAGFATLYMEKLLALEKAYRGVDLEDEMVEMYPLCTFGNNPVAASIDTPLHGFLPFAHVDHLHPDWGIALAASANGKIKMEEFNKEFGHKLVWLPWQRPGFELGMMLKKIVEETPGCDGVVLGGHGLFTWGDTQRESYLNTITIIDQLGQFIERHGSVAGHVHFGGREVKIREDRADVALRVMPYLRGVVSRKQRWIGSFSDLPQVMEFVNSAEAEKLAHLGTSCPDHFIRTKIRPMFIKWNPAGEPAELKELIETSLETYRVEYAEYYKKHAVKDSPAVRDASPTVVLVPGVGMFSFGKNKTESRITGEFYINAIGVMQGAGALGGGVVCNDIPQAGPAASADQFTVHANYVALPPSEAFRIEYWKLEEAKIRRQPPEKELSRRVALVVGGGSGIGREVALLAAQRGAHVVVADRDVKGAEAVAEEVKAIAGKEAVSWTSIDIRDRKTIKAALESTVKQFGGIDILINTAALFPSSPDGVISDAQWALTLEVNVTANYLLTDEAAKIFAEQGLDASVVLTSSANAVVAKRGSEAYDVSKAALSHLVRELAVSLSPKVRVNGISPATVVKGSTMFPRDRVIASLKKYKLPFEETNTDDGLRNVLAQFYATRTLTHQPIDPKDCAEAIMFLAGPLARCTTGHLIPVDGGLTEAYLR
- a CDS encoding class II aldolase/adducin family protein, translating into MIEECIGRPEVELRRELVQFGRWLSRLGFMPGTSGNLSVRLDQERLLVTPTGMSKYLMRPSDMVIVDLEGRQLTGSRKVTSELSMHLAVYQMRTDIEAVVHSHPPIATAFACAGRALDEMLCQEAVMTLGSVPLAQYATTGTDEVAASLRPFIPHHTAILMANHGAVAYGPTLLDAFLKMETVEHLAHIRLVAHQLGSSQTLSDDQLDDLRRAKQKYLRNAT
- a CDS encoding rhamnulokinase, which encodes MRQTPDVALVPQDTRALVAVDLGAESCRVSLLRWVAGQPVITLVHRFANAPREADGGLRWDLGMIEAGLEHGLRLCAEIAVDGVRSIAVDGWAVDYARVDADGKALADPFCYRDERTIEAEQSLHLEIAPERLRECTGVQLLRINTLYQLYADRLQGLPAGSQWMNLPEYILSRWGGARVAEFTNATHSQMVDLNSRKWCGEIFQAADLNVGLAPTLVPPGTEVGKLSGELAELAAFRDTVLIAPACHDTASAIAGIPAVGDDWAYLSSGTWSLVGTVLEEPRNDAAAAAENFTNLGAVGGRVCFHKNVNGMWLIRQCLHEWAAGGREWTVPELVAAAEKVAKPEGLLDVDDADLLLAGGMPQRINAQRVRMGLVALEEGPENAPAFASLIFHSLAARYAEVLERVAYHSGKRLKRLFVVGGGSQNDFLNRLTQEATGLELFRGSAESSTVGNFAVQLAVLEGSRDDVTGADAEQVSRWAGRLALALEEAVTKS
- a CDS encoding RNB domain-containing ribonuclease — encoded protein: MSAHPFDLVASASAEMVREGFRTDFPDGSDAQVAAIRAAEGAKADADVRDLRGLSWSSIDNDTSRDLDQIEVAERVEGGVRVRVGVADVSASVLKDTPLDRHAAEQTQTVYTAVRNFSMLPTELSTDLTSLNEDEDRMAVVVEFVVDGQGKVQDTAIYRAQVRNTAQLAYSHVGPWLEGKAGPDAKVAASAELQEQLRLQDEAAVALRAERVKMGALEFNRAEADPVVVDGKVESIGTAFHNRASDLIEELMIATNETMARTLRAAKRSSIRRVVRSPERWARIVELVGRYGTVLPGNPDSGALNAFLQAQRQSDAVHYPDLSLAIIKLMGPGEYVLAKGDEEEQQGHFGLAAQDYSHSTAPNRRFVDLVTQRVVKAMLAGEAAPYTDDELEAIAKHCNERESAARKVERAMLKRVAAVALAGSLGKSFHGVITGANDKGTYVRVFDPPVEGKVVRGAQGLDVGDMVDVTLLHTDPQNAFIDFAHG